The Brachyspira hampsonii genomic interval TCGTATTATTTCCAAAACTAGAATTACTATCATCATAAAAAGTATTTTCTGCTTTTATTAATCTCTCTAATTGACTTTGTATATTATTCCAAACAGGATTTTCTATATCTTCAAGCACTTTATACAAAATATTATCTCTTATTATAATTTGATTTTTATATATTCTACTTATTTCATCAAACCAAATGATAATATCCTGTAAAGGCTTTAATAATCCATTTAAATTAGTTAATACTCCATCTTTACTTTCATATCTAAAATCTTTTTGTACTATTAAAAAATTATCATTATATTCTACTAATTCATTCGATTTATAGATATTATTAAGCTCTAACTTTTTAAAAGGAGTTAAAAGATCACAATTAGTTTTTAAATAATAGTCTGTACTGTCGCTTGTAAAATCCTTAAAAACTCTGTAAAGATAGCCGTTATTTTTTATTATGTCATTAATTTTATAATCTACACTTTCATAATAATTTTTGATAGGGTAATTTATATCTAAACCATTTAACTTCTTAGCTATATCATCAAACATAAAAGAGGAAAAAGTAGAGCTATAAGTTGTTACTGTAAAATCAAATTTTTTATTTAAATCAATAGGCGGAAAGAAAACTATACTCTTAAAATCAAGTTCATTTCTTATCAAGTATACTTCATTATCTTTTATCTGAACAGTATTTAAATCCTCAAGCGTTTCCAAAACTTGAGGATAAACTTTTATACTGTCTATTAAAAACTCCATTTCTTCAACTGCCCCATCAACAGTGTAACCAATATCTGCACAGAAAAGCCTCTCTCCGGAAAAAATTTTTACCTGTACATTATCAGCATTAAGAGAAAATCCTCCTGAAACTGTTTTAAGTTCAAAAGTTTTATCTCTTATTCTATACTGAAAAGGAGCTTGTATATTATTTTCATTAAGCTTCATTTATGATGTTCCTTCATTCATTTATTATTTATTTTTTAATAGATTCTTAATTTAAGACTATAAATTTTATTAAAAATAATTTTTGAATATATTGTTAACTAATACATACCAATCAAAAAATATAATAGAACTATGATAAAAAAGAATTGCTGCAAATATAAATTATAGATTTTCAGCGAATATGATAATTTTATAATCTTACTCAAACAAAAAATCACACCTTATATCTTACCAAAAAATATAAATATGCTGTGATAGTATTCTCACTATTATTTTTTATTCCTAGCACTGGCTTGCTTTCAAATATTGGAAACCATTTTAAATTAGGAAGTCCAGCCTGCCAATTAGTAAAACTTTTTTGAAACTCTCCGCCATAATAATATTGTACTGAACTGCTTCCAAACCAGCCTATAAAAGGAGCAGAATCATTTATATTTTGATATAGCCCATAAGAAGAAAGAGAAAGTAAAGCATCAGTATTACCGCTTACATATCCTGCTACCTGCAAATACTCTAAATCATCTCTCCAATCTAATTCCCACCGCTGAGTGCCTGTTCCTGATTTTGTTACCGCTTCTTTTATTATAAAACTAGAATTATTTTTTATATCATCAATCATATTATTAATTTCCTCTATATACGAAGGTACTCCTACAGTTCTTTCAAACATATCATTAAGCACACCGGATGTTATTGATGTAGTTATATATCTTCCGCTTACTATTTTCAATTTTTTTCCGGCATAAGAATGATGAAGAAAATAAGTACCTCTTAAACCGTCTTTATTAAACCAAAATATTTGACCTTCTTTCGGCATATATTTATCATTTCCTATTTCACCTATAACATTTTGCAAATCTGATACCTTTATATTATTATCATATATTTCAAAAATACAGTCATTAAGAAATGAAAGTGAATTAGTTAAAAGCCCTGTAGATACAGCAACATAATTAGATGCTTCAAAAGGTTCAAGATATGGTATTTCAAAATATAAATCTTCTGCTATATGCAAAGCATTTTCATCTTTAAAAGGATTATATGTATTTGAAAGCCCAAAATAATTTAATATAGTACCTTTAGTGTTAGAAATCATGATATCTCCGCAATATATAAATTTGATTAAAATAAAAATGAAAAACTATTATAAAAATTATTTATTATTAATTGATTTATCTATTAAAATCTTAAATCTAAAAATAGCATAATTAAGACCTAATCTCAAATAATCATCTTCATCATAACGGCAATATACAAATCTTCCGCTTATTATCTGATACCAAGCCTCAAGTATTATTTTGTTCCAAAACAAAGAAGCTGTATACAAACTTATAAGACAGTCATTAAAATAACAAAAGTCATCATATTTAACTTCTCTATTATTAAAAGCATAATTTACAAGATTATCAATTTCTGTCTGCTCTATTACAGAAAAATGAGATAAATTACTCACTACATAATTCTTCTCTCGAGCAAAAAACTTTTTATCACCTGTGCAAACTCATTAATATCTTTAGTGCTCCATTCATCAAGAAGACTTACTGCAAGTGCACCATTTATTCTAACATCAAGCCATTTAAAAATATCATCATCAATAATTTTCTCTTCTTTCTCTCTTACATATTTAAGGTTTTCATTAAAGCTAGGACGATTAATATTTATAATATCATCGCTTTTAAACTTACTGCCTAAAGTAGAACGGCTGAACACTTTAACAGGCACAATATTTTCTCCATCATCTTTATAAACAATTTCTTCTATCATATATCTATTAAAAAAATCGACGCATTTAAATTCTAATTTTTCCATTTATATACTCCTTAATTTTTTTCACTTATATGCTATGACAATTACATTGTCATAGGTTCAAAAAATATAAGGAGATTTTATATACTCCTTAATTTTTTTCACTTATAAACTATGATCATTTTCAATTATTCTTTACCAAATTTTTATCTTAAGAATAAGATTTTAAAAATAAAAAAGCCCTATAACAAAAGTATAAGGCTAAAAAATAGAATATTAACTAATTTAATATATTTAATTTACGATTTTATTTTTTAATAAAGTTTTTACTTTCAATATAATAATATTAGATATCTCTTTAACTACTAAGATAATAATTATAATAGCACCCCACATAGCAGTTATCATGAATGGATCTAATCTCATCAAATTTAATCCTGTAGAAATAAACTGTAATATAATTGAAGCTAATACCATACCTGATAATTTTCCAAATCCTCCATTAGGATCAACCCCGCCAAGAAAACTAGCAAGAACTGCTACCAAAAGATATGACTCAGCATAATTAGCTTTTACTGAATTCATTTGTCCTATTAAAACTAAAGAAGCAAAAGATGCAAAACAGGCTGATAAAATATATTCTATTATAATAACTTTATTTACATTAATATTAGAGAATTTACTTGCTTTTTGATTAGCACCAGTCAAATATAATTGCTTACCATAAGCAGATCTATTCAATATAAAATGAGTTATAATAATTACTATGATAAATAATATAATAGCTACCGGAATATTTAAGATTTTACCATTTCCAATAAATACAAGCTCTTTAGGAAATCCAGATATTGTATACCCTTTGGTTAAAACCAAATTAACTCCTTGTAATAATGTCATAGTACCTAAAGTTACCAAAATTGCCGGAATATTAAATTTAGTTATTAAAAAGCCGTTAATTATACCTATAATAGCACTTGTAATAAATCCAATTATTATTGCTATTATAATAAATAATATATTAGCCTCCTGCATATTTCCATTAGTAAAAAAATTTAGAACTAGGTATATAATTATCCCATTTAAATTCATATTAGCAATTATAGATAAATTTATTCCGCCTGAAAGTTCAGATATCATCATTCCTATAGCTAAGAAACCAATAATAGGAAGCTGATAAGACATAGCATACAAATTGCTAAAAGATAAAAATCTATGACCGTTTGCTATAACCATCAAAATATAAACTAATACAAGTGTTATAACAAGGGAAAATTGTTCTCCTCTTCTAATTCTTTTTATAAAAGATGATAATTTATCTAGATTATACATTATTTCCCCCCATATCAGTTTTCAACATTTACGCGTACTATAGAATTTCTAGATTTGATTTCTTGAATTGCATTTACAAGTATACTAATTATTATAATAGCACCTATAAAAACATTATACCAATATGATGATATTTTTAATAATGTAAGACTATTACTTAATATAGCAAAAAGTAATACCCCTAACATTGTACCTATAACTGAACCCTTACCTCCTGTAATAGAAGCACCTCCCAAAACCACAGCTGCAATTACCTGCATTTCTGTTCCAACTATAGAATTAGGAATTACTGTTTGTACTATAGATACATGAACTATAGAACCAATTGCTGCTATAACAGCTGATAACACATATACAAATAATGTAGTTTTTAATATACTTATGCCAACACGTTTTGCCGCTACGCTATTACAGCCTATTAAATATATACTCCTTCCAAGAATAGTATATTTTAATATAAAAAATACTATTAAAGCCATAACAAACCATAATATAGTAACTAAACTAATTCCTATATTTATACCATTAGCATTAACTATTGTAAATAATTTAGCATCTGAAAACGACCAAAAATATGAAGGAACCTCATATAATAATTTTCCTTTAGTAACAACATATAAAATCCCATAAAATAAATTTTGAGTAGCTATAGTAATAATTATAGCAGGCATTTTATAATGATAAATCAAAAAACCATTAAACAGTCCAAATATAATACCAAAAATTATAGATAAAATAAAAGCTATATATATATTACCAGATATATAATTTAATAGTATATAAACTACAATATACTGAACTACCTGAGCAATGGCAGTAAAAGACACATCAACACCGCCGCTAATTATAATAAGTAAAACTCCTAAAGCAAATATACCCAAAACAGTATAAGACTTTAATATATTAGATATATTTTCATAATTTAAAAAATTAGGAGTTAAAGCAGATATTATGATTACAAGGATACAAATAATTATTGCAAGAACAACCTCTCTCTTCTTCAAAAAATTCAACATAGTATACATAAAAACACCTTATTTTTAATTTATTTTTTATAAAATCATAAACTACGTTTTTGTTCATCTAACATAGTTTGTATATCATTTTCATCTACACTGCCTCTATCAAAAATTTTATATATTTTACCATTACGCATTATCATTATACGGTTGCTATATGAAACTATTTCTTTTATTTCATCAGAAATTAAAATGACTGACATACCATTATCCTTAGAAAATTCTTTAATAGTTTCAAATATCCCGGCCTTAGCTCCTATATCTATACCAACTGTAGGACCATCTAAAATAAGTATTTTAGGATTTTCATCAAGCCATTTTCCTATGACTATTTTTTGTTGATTTCCGCCTGATAATGTTGAAACCTTATTATCTCCTGATTCAGCCTTAATAGATAATTCTTTTATCCAAAAATTTGTAATTTTTTTAATTATAGAATTATCTAAAAAACCAAATTTATTTTTAACTTTATTTAAATTTACAATAACCATATTGTCATTTATCGGGTAATTCATTATCAAGCCTTCTGTAAGCCTATCTTCAGGAACATATGCTATCTTTGCCTCTACAGCATCTTGTATACTGTTAATACGGCATTCTTTTCCATCTATATATATTTTGCCACTATCAGATTTAGATACTCCAAATAAAGATAATGCCAACTCTGTTCTTCCTGACCCCAATAAACCTATTATACCTAATATTTCTCCCCTGCGAAGATTAAAACTAATATCCTTATAATTATTCTTCTTAGTTAAAGAATCAACCTCTAATACAATAGGAGCATCTTTATCTATATCATCTACACCTGTATAAACGGAAGATTGTCCTACCATAAATTTCTCAATTTCTTCTACAGATGTCTCACTCATAGGCTTGGAAGCTACTAGCTTTCCATCTCTCAAGCATACTAAAGTATCACAAAGTTCTATAACTTCATCTAGCTTATGACTAATAAAAATTACAGATATACCATTCTTTTTAAGTTTATTTACTATCTTAAATAATTGATTAACCTCTACCCTAGTAAGAGCAGTTGTCGGCTCATCTAATATAATTAATTTTGAATTATTGTTAAGAGCTCGTGCTATGGCAATAAGCTGTTGAGAAGCTAAAGGAAGCTCCTCAACTATAGAATTTATATCTATATCAACTTCTAAATCTGCCAATATAGCCTTAGCAGATTTTGCTTTATTCTTAAAAAAAGCAAATTTGCAGCTATCGCCTATCATTCTTGGAAGACATATATTTTCCAAAACACTTAAAGTAGGAAATAATGATATATCCTGATATATAACACTTATACCATGTTTTATACCAGAAAGAGGTCCATAGGAATACATCTCTTTACCATCTATTTCTATTACACCAGAATCAGCTTCTAAAACTCCTGCTAATATCTTAATCAATGTTGATTTACCGCTTCCATTAGCTCCGCATAAAGCAAGGGCTTCTCCTTTTGCCAATTCAAATGATACATCATCTAAGGCTTTAAGGGCATTGAAACTTTTAGATATGTTTTTTACTTTTATAAAATTTTCCATATATTAACTCTGCCAAGAATATTTTTATAATAATACTTTATTTAGAAATTATAGTTATCTACATTTTCCACAGTAATAATTAAAGGTCTATTAAATAATATATTTTTTCCATTAATACTAGGAACTCCTAAATTAGGTATTTCTAGTCCTTGTTTAATTTCATCTCCTTTTCCATCTAAAATCATTTTGGCAATATGCACCATAGCATATGAAGCTTCGCCTGCACTCCAAATAATAGATGATGTTACAGATTTATCTTTTAAGAAAGGAGCTACTTCTTTAGGTGTAGTAGTGCCAAAAACAGCTACTTTACCTTCCATTGATTTTTCTCTCAAAGCTTGTCCAGCACCAGGAGCACCTTGACTTCCAAATGCTAATATACCTTTTAAGTTTGGATATATAGTTAAAAGCTCTAAAGTTTTTTGTCTAGCAGCATTTCTATCTTCTGATACTGGAAATTTATCATCTACCATTACTAAATTAGGGTATTTTTCTTTAGCATAAGCTATGGCAGAATCAGCCCATATATTATGTGCAGGAACAGTTAAAGATCCAACATAAATTGCATATTCTCCGCTATCACCAACAGTAGCAACTAATTCTTCAATAAACCTTTCTCCAAATTTAACATTATCTATCATTTCTATATCATAGTCAGCTCCTTCCTGATCAGGAGATTCATGAGTAAGAACAACAATATTATTTTCTTTAGCTCTATTAAAAGCAGGTACACAAGATGCTGCATTATTTGGAACTACTAAAATAGCACTAACACCCTGATTAACAGCATCTTCTATTATTCTAACTTGCTGTGCCTCATCTGCTGATGAAGGTGCCTGCATATAGGTCTCTACTCCCAATTCTTTAGCAGCATTTATAGAACCACTTTCATAATCTTCAAACCAAGCAGAACGCAATTTAGGTATAGTAACCATTGTATATTTTGAATCTGTAGAGGAAGCATTTTCAGTATTTTTAGTTCCATTACCTCCGCATGAAACTAAAAACAATAAAATAGCAAAACTAAATATTATTTTTTTCATTTCTTTCTCCTATTTTTTTATTTTTATTATTTTTTTATTCTTATGAATTATTATTTATGATGGATATCTATATAAAGGAGGCGGTATAGCACCTGCATTTCCTATTTCCAAAGTAATACCAACATTATCAGTAGATTCTAAGTAATAAAATTCATCTTCCCCTATTTTACCGCTCTGTATTACTTCATAGCCTTTTTCCTTATAATCTTTTATTGCTTTAGCACAATCTTTATAATAAAGTTTAATATGCTGTAAACCCTCTCCATGTTTCTCCA includes:
- a CDS encoding phage tail protein gives rise to the protein MISNTKGTILNYFGLSNTYNPFKDENALHIAEDLYFEIPYLEPFEASNYVAVSTGLLTNSLSFLNDCIFEIYDNNIKVSDLQNVIGEIGNDKYMPKEGQIFWFNKDGLRGTYFLHHSYAGKKLKIVSGRYITTSITSGVLNDMFERTVGVPSYIEEINNMIDDIKNNSSFIIKEAVTKSGTGTQRWELDWRDDLEYLQVAGYVSGNTDALLSLSSYGLYQNINDSAPFIGWFGSSSVQYYYGGEFQKSFTNWQAGLPNLKWFPIFESKPVLGIKNNSENTITAYLYFLVRYKV
- a CDS encoding ABC transporter permease; the protein is MYNLDKLSSFIKRIRRGEQFSLVITLVLVYILMVIANGHRFLSFSNLYAMSYQLPIIGFLAIGMMISELSGGINLSIIANMNLNGIIIYLVLNFFTNGNMQEANILFIIIAIIIGFITSAIIGIINGFLITKFNIPAILVTLGTMTLLQGVNLVLTKGYTISGFPKELVFIGNGKILNIPVAIILFIIVIIITHFILNRSAYGKQLYLTGANQKASKFSNINVNKVIIIEYILSACFASFASLVLIGQMNSVKANYAESYLLVAVLASFLGGVDPNGGFGKLSGMVLASIILQFISTGLNLMRLDPFMITAMWGAIIIIILVVKEISNIIILKVKTLLKNKIVN
- a CDS encoding ABC transporter permease, coding for MYTMLNFLKKREVVLAIIICILVIIISALTPNFLNYENISNILKSYTVLGIFALGVLLIIISGGVDVSFTAIAQVVQYIVVYILLNYISGNIYIAFILSIIFGIIFGLFNGFLIYHYKMPAIIITIATQNLFYGILYVVTKGKLLYEVPSYFWSFSDAKLFTIVNANGINIGISLVTILWFVMALIVFFILKYTILGRSIYLIGCNSVAAKRVGISILKTTLFVYVLSAVIAAIGSIVHVSIVQTVIPNSIVGTEMQVIAAVVLGGASITGGKGSVIGTMLGVLLFAILSNSLTLLKISSYWYNVFIGAIIIISILVNAIQEIKSRNSIVRVNVEN
- a CDS encoding sugar ABC transporter ATP-binding protein; amino-acid sequence: MENFIKVKNISKSFNALKALDDVSFELAKGEALALCGANGSGKSTLIKILAGVLEADSGVIEIDGKEMYSYGPLSGIKHGISVIYQDISLFPTLSVLENICLPRMIGDSCKFAFFKNKAKSAKAILADLEVDIDINSIVEELPLASQQLIAIARALNNNSKLIILDEPTTALTRVEVNQLFKIVNKLKKNGISVIFISHKLDEVIELCDTLVCLRDGKLVASKPMSETSVEEIEKFMVGQSSVYTGVDDIDKDAPIVLEVDSLTKKNNYKDISFNLRRGEILGIIGLLGSGRTELALSLFGVSKSDSGKIYIDGKECRINSIQDAVEAKIAYVPEDRLTEGLIMNYPINDNMVIVNLNKVKNKFGFLDNSIIKKITNFWIKELSIKAESGDNKVSTLSGGNQQKIVIGKWLDENPKILILDGPTVGIDIGAKAGIFETIKEFSKDNGMSVILISDEIKEIVSYSNRIMIMRNGKIYKIFDRGSVDENDIQTMLDEQKRSL
- a CDS encoding autoinducer 2 ABC transporter substrate-binding protein, which translates into the protein MKKIIFSFAILLFLVSCGGNGTKNTENASSTDSKYTMVTIPKLRSAWFEDYESGSINAAKELGVETYMQAPSSADEAQQVRIIEDAVNQGVSAILVVPNNAASCVPAFNRAKENNIVVLTHESPDQEGADYDIEMIDNVKFGERFIEELVATVGDSGEYAIYVGSLTVPAHNIWADSAIAYAKEKYPNLVMVDDKFPVSEDRNAARQKTLELLTIYPNLKGILAFGSQGAPGAGQALREKSMEGKVAVFGTTTPKEVAPFLKDKSVTSSIIWSAGEASYAMVHIAKMILDGKGDEIKQGLEIPNLGVPSINGKNILFNRPLIITVENVDNYNF